One part of the Paraglaciecola sp. L3A3 genome encodes these proteins:
- a CDS encoding response regulator: protein MMNSFTFGLRAKTTVILGGLIAVSLLIISYTSNLQSRNIAETKVLELEQSKSSVLKHTIEVALEHHHQTLQSLSDTPPIQAIIRARANNGIDPLNGDTLEAWRQRLTIILKAFITNHTEYQQLRFIDAAGKEIVRVQRNGNGQINEVTLNDLQNKADTAYVIETLKLKNRETYYSSVNLNREYGAIQLPHTPVLRIATPVFAADETVSGVMVLNLSTEQLFAGITSDINGTQRTIVDENGFYIKHLDASKTFGFDLGIDYKLSTDEPFMAKTILNQDSFIRYDKNEKELEGFEKIFFSPLDKSRYWVLIFHIPENLVFSEITTSLQKILIFSLLMGILSIVFVIWFISRKILTPVVTMAQACDRFKGGDLTVRLDTGSVSDEILTLYQGINTFVEKQQQATALLNNEVIAKTKRLSAVIDNIVDGIITISEHGIIESFNPAARKIFGYTDEEVIGQNIKILMPEPYQSEHDNYLRNHVTTGEKKVIGIGREFIGLRKNGSTFPMELGVSELEIDNIKHFVGIARDITERNQTEIALNKAKLNAEQASLAKSEFLANMSHEIRTPMNGVIGMTNLLLDTELTPEQYNFAKVVKNSAKSLMVIINDILDFSKVEAGMLEMEAIDFDMGSLMNEFGNSIAVRAHEKGLELICPANPVINQWYNADPGRIRQILNNLVGNAIKFTEKGEVAVYFTIQQQTESRTQMIIEVTDTGIGLSAEQQSGLFERFSQADGSTTRKHGGTGLGLAISKQLVELMGGNIGISSIEGIGSTFWFTLDLENADASASEHPEAELHGQKILVVDDNLTNRKLLGHLLTHWQVEHELVENARDALTSLTAAIDNNAPFNIAIIDMQMPDMDGAQLGAMIKSTPDLAKTHLMMLTSQGQRGDGKKLKTAGFSAYLNKPIDQSILRNSLMQVAGLTSDEGPLVTAYTARKKLQFKARVLVVDDNMINQIVAQSLLAQFGIHSDLAANGEEALAALENLPYDLVFMDCQMPIMDGFEASRCIRASQSKVRDKNIPIVAMTANTMRGDKDKCLAAGMNDFISKPVETPKLQLILEHWLSDFQILD from the coding sequence ATGATGAACAGTTTTACCTTTGGACTTCGTGCTAAGACAACTGTGATATTAGGCGGTCTAATTGCAGTATCGCTCTTAATTATCAGCTACACCAGCAACTTGCAATCAAGAAATATCGCCGAGACTAAGGTTCTGGAGCTAGAGCAAAGTAAGTCTTCAGTACTTAAGCATACGATTGAAGTCGCCTTAGAACATCATCATCAAACCTTACAATCCTTGAGCGATACACCACCTATCCAAGCCATAATAAGAGCTCGTGCTAATAATGGCATAGATCCGCTAAATGGCGATACCTTAGAAGCATGGCGTCAACGCCTAACAATCATTTTAAAGGCCTTTATCACCAACCATACTGAATACCAGCAGTTAAGATTCATCGATGCCGCAGGTAAAGAAATAGTTAGAGTTCAGCGCAATGGTAATGGTCAGATAAATGAAGTGACACTGAATGACCTGCAAAATAAAGCCGATACAGCTTATGTAATTGAAACACTAAAATTAAAAAACCGAGAAACCTATTACTCTAGTGTCAACCTAAACAGAGAATATGGTGCTATTCAATTACCCCATACTCCAGTATTAAGGATAGCGACCCCCGTTTTTGCGGCCGATGAAACAGTATCTGGGGTTATGGTATTAAATTTATCGACCGAACAATTATTTGCGGGGATAACTTCTGATATAAATGGCACACAACGAACAATTGTTGATGAAAATGGATTTTATATCAAACACCTTGATGCCTCTAAAACCTTCGGATTTGACTTGGGCATCGACTACAAATTAAGCACCGATGAACCTTTTATGGCTAAAACCATACTCAATCAGGATTCATTTATACGCTATGATAAAAACGAAAAGGAGCTGGAAGGATTTGAGAAAATATTTTTCTCCCCCTTAGATAAAAGTCGATATTGGGTGTTGATCTTTCATATTCCAGAAAACTTAGTATTTTCAGAGATCACCACCTCTTTACAAAAAATATTGATATTCAGTTTACTTATGGGCATATTGTCGATTGTATTTGTCATTTGGTTTATTTCACGAAAAATCCTCACTCCAGTTGTAACAATGGCGCAAGCATGTGATCGTTTTAAGGGCGGTGATTTGACAGTGCGTCTTGACACTGGCTCCGTTAGCGATGAAATTCTTACCCTATATCAAGGCATCAATACCTTTGTTGAAAAGCAACAACAGGCAACCGCCCTATTGAATAATGAAGTTATTGCTAAAACCAAGCGTCTTTCTGCGGTCATCGATAATATTGTGGATGGCATAATTACTATCAGTGAGCACGGCATAATCGAATCATTTAACCCCGCAGCCAGAAAAATTTTTGGTTATACAGACGAAGAAGTGATTGGTCAGAATATCAAAATCCTAATGCCTGAACCTTATCAGAGCGAACATGATAATTATCTGCGTAACCATGTAACAACGGGAGAAAAAAAGGTTATCGGCATTGGTCGTGAATTTATCGGCCTACGTAAAAATGGCTCTACCTTTCCTATGGAGTTAGGGGTGAGTGAACTTGAAATCGATAATATCAAACATTTTGTGGGTATTGCCCGTGATATCACCGAACGTAACCAAACCGAAATAGCGCTAAACAAGGCCAAACTCAATGCCGAACAAGCCAGCTTGGCCAAGAGTGAATTCCTCGCTAACATGAGTCACGAAATCCGCACGCCAATGAATGGGGTGATAGGTATGACCAATCTATTGCTAGACACAGAACTCACCCCAGAACAGTACAACTTCGCCAAAGTAGTGAAAAACAGTGCCAAATCATTGATGGTCATCATCAATGATATCCTCGATTTTTCTAAAGTAGAAGCCGGTATGCTGGAAATGGAAGCCATCGACTTCGACATGGGGTCGCTGATGAATGAGTTCGGCAACAGCATTGCGGTTCGTGCCCACGAAAAAGGGCTGGAATTGATTTGCCCAGCTAACCCGGTGATAAATCAGTGGTACAACGCTGATCCTGGGCGTATCCGTCAAATACTCAACAATTTGGTAGGTAACGCCATTAAGTTTACTGAAAAGGGCGAAGTAGCAGTGTATTTCACCATACAGCAGCAAACTGAATCGCGTACTCAAATGATCATTGAAGTGACCGACACAGGAATAGGACTGAGCGCTGAACAACAAAGTGGGCTTTTTGAACGTTTCAGTCAGGCTGACGGGAGTACCACCCGTAAGCACGGGGGGACTGGACTAGGGCTAGCTATCAGTAAACAATTAGTTGAACTAATGGGCGGAAACATAGGTATTAGCAGTATAGAAGGCATAGGTTCTACTTTCTGGTTTACTCTTGATCTTGAAAACGCTGACGCTTCAGCATCCGAACATCCTGAAGCTGAACTACACGGGCAAAAAATATTAGTGGTAGATGACAATCTTACCAACCGTAAATTACTTGGACATTTACTGACTCACTGGCAAGTGGAACATGAGCTAGTTGAAAATGCCAGAGACGCACTCACAAGTCTTACCGCTGCGATTGATAACAACGCCCCTTTTAATATCGCGATAATCGATATGCAAATGCCTGACATGGATGGAGCACAACTAGGTGCGATGATCAAAAGTACCCCTGATTTAGCCAAAACTCATTTAATGATGCTTACATCTCAAGGTCAGCGCGGTGATGGCAAAAAATTAAAAACAGCGGGATTTAGCGCGTACCTCAACAAACCCATAGATCAATCCATTCTTCGTAACTCACTAATGCAGGTTGCAGGGCTCACTTCTGATGAAGGTCCATTAGTCACGGCATACACAGCCCGTAAAAAACTCCAATTTAAAGCCAGAGTGTTAGTAGTAGATGACAATATGATCAACCAGATCGTCGCCCAATCTTTACTAGCACAATTTGGCATACATTCTGATTTAGCTGCCAATGGCGAAGAAGCGCTAGCGGCACTAGAGAATTTACCTTATGACTTAGTGTTCATGGATTGCCAGATGCCAATAATGGATGGCTTTGAAGCCAGTCGCTGTATTCGTGCCTCTCAGTCCAAAGTGCGTGACAAAAATATCCCTATAGTTGCCATGACTGCCAACACTATGCGGGGTGACAAAGACAAGTGCCTAGCAGCAGGTATGAATGACTTTATCTCAAAACCTGTAGAAACACCTAAACTGCAGCTGATATTAGAGCATTGGTTATCTGACTTTCAAATACTGGATTAA
- a CDS encoding DNA topoisomerase III: MRLFIAEKPSLGRAIADVLPKPHKKGDGYISAANGDTVSWCVGHLLEQQQPEAYNPLFKKWSHEHLPIIPQHWQLAIKKQTAKQLGVLRTLVKQADQLVHAGDPDREGQLLVDEVINFLGVKGAKKNTIQRILINDLNPSAIKQSLNKLRDNRDFIPLSTSALARSRADWLYGINLTRAYTLQGQKVGYKGVLSVGRVQTPLLGLVVRRDQAIDDFVSKPFYEVWAQLETQKGETETGEHFKAKWQPSEHCAKYLDEQGRNLSQALAQNVAGRVSQQAAKVKNLKREHKKQAPPLPYNLSSLQIDASKAFGLSAQQVLDVCQGLYERHKLITYPRSDCRYLPLSHFKQAKEVHAAIMANSQHLAQQGNLFSQTQFDLNQKSKAWNDKKVDAHHAIIPTQKISNNLSGNDAKVYSLICRNYLAQFLPHHEFYAVRVEVEIAAGLFVAVAKELINQGWKSIFVQGRSKANEQSSKANSNNNDEQQLLPKLSLGQNLKSLQAEVLEKHTSPPKAYTDATLLAAMTGISAHVSDPQLRKILRDTDGLGTEATRAGIIELLFSRGFLIRNGKTISSTITGKSLINALPDVATSPDMTARWEAELTAISEGTSQYQKLMLPLEQQLKDLVIQSRQVLPQGLAGLGTQSFAKKRKGQGRSGKSAKFTKKSNKP; the protein is encoded by the coding sequence ATGCGACTTTTTATTGCTGAAAAACCCAGCTTAGGCCGTGCCATTGCCGATGTATTACCCAAACCCCACAAAAAAGGTGATGGCTACATTAGTGCTGCCAATGGCGATACCGTCAGCTGGTGCGTCGGGCATTTACTCGAACAACAACAACCCGAAGCTTACAACCCTCTGTTTAAAAAATGGAGCCACGAACACCTGCCCATTATTCCCCAGCACTGGCAACTGGCAATAAAAAAACAAACTGCCAAACAACTAGGGGTATTACGCACTTTAGTTAAACAAGCTGATCAGCTAGTACATGCTGGCGATCCTGATCGTGAAGGGCAACTATTAGTTGACGAAGTAATCAATTTTTTAGGCGTAAAGGGAGCTAAAAAAAATACCATCCAACGTATACTGATCAACGACTTAAATCCCTCGGCAATCAAACAATCACTAAATAAACTACGTGACAACCGAGATTTCATCCCCTTGTCTACCTCAGCTTTAGCCCGATCTCGTGCTGACTGGTTATATGGCATCAATTTAACTCGCGCTTATACCTTACAAGGACAAAAAGTCGGCTACAAAGGTGTGTTGTCTGTAGGGCGAGTACAAACCCCTTTATTAGGCTTAGTGGTGCGCCGAGACCAAGCCATAGACGATTTTGTTAGTAAACCTTTTTATGAAGTTTGGGCCCAGCTCGAAACCCAAAAAGGCGAAACCGAGACAGGTGAGCACTTTAAAGCCAAATGGCAACCCAGTGAACATTGTGCTAAATATCTCGACGAACAAGGGCGTAATTTGTCACAAGCCCTGGCGCAAAATGTGGCAGGCCGAGTGAGTCAACAAGCAGCAAAAGTTAAAAACCTTAAGCGAGAGCACAAAAAACAGGCGCCTCCCCTGCCCTATAATTTATCTTCATTACAAATTGATGCCAGCAAAGCCTTTGGTTTAAGTGCCCAGCAAGTATTAGATGTGTGTCAGGGCTTATACGAACGACATAAATTAATTACTTACCCTCGTTCAGATTGCCGCTATTTACCCTTAAGCCATTTTAAACAGGCTAAAGAGGTACATGCCGCCATAATGGCCAATAGCCAACATTTGGCTCAGCAAGGTAATCTGTTTAGCCAAACCCAATTTGATTTAAACCAAAAGTCTAAAGCTTGGAATGACAAAAAGGTCGATGCTCACCACGCTATTATACCCACCCAAAAAATCAGTAATAACTTGTCTGGTAATGATGCCAAAGTATATAGCTTAATATGCAGAAACTACTTAGCCCAGTTTTTACCCCACCATGAGTTTTACGCAGTACGGGTTGAAGTAGAGATAGCCGCAGGTCTCTTTGTGGCTGTGGCTAAAGAGCTAATTAATCAAGGCTGGAAATCCATATTCGTACAAGGCCGAAGTAAAGCTAACGAACAAAGCTCAAAGGCCAACAGCAATAATAACGACGAGCAACAACTATTACCTAAATTAAGCCTTGGTCAAAACCTTAAATCATTACAGGCAGAAGTGTTAGAAAAACACACCTCGCCACCCAAGGCATACACAGACGCCACTTTATTAGCTGCCATGACAGGCATTAGTGCCCATGTTAGCGACCCACAATTACGAAAAATACTCCGCGACACAGACGGACTAGGCACAGAAGCCACTAGAGCGGGCATTATCGAACTATTATTTTCGAGAGGATTTTTAATCCGTAATGGTAAAACAATTAGCTCAACCATCACCGGAAAAAGTTTGATTAACGCCCTACCCGACGTCGCCACCTCCCCAGACATGACAGCTCGTTGGGAAGCCGAATTAACAGCGATTAGTGAAGGCACTAGCCAATATCAAAAGTTAATGCTCCCGTTAGAACAACAACTGAAAGACTTAGTCATACAAAGCCGCCAAGTGTTACCCCAAGGCTTAGCTGGTTTAGGTACACAAAGCTTTGCCAAAAAACGTAAAGGCCAAGGCCGCAGTGGCAAAAGTGCTAAGTTTACTAAGAAAAGCAACAAGCCTTAA
- a CDS encoding cryptochrome/photolyase family protein encodes MHHKQNTLRLILGDQLNASHSWFKEVDENCTYVIAELHQETSYVTHHVQKIQAFFAAMTAFADALKSAGHRVLHLTLDETKKYTDLPELLTDLLKNDVQLFEYQQPDEYRLSQQLTKFCQQLAGINILFACVESEHFYLPHKELPEHFKAETSHRMEFFYRYMRKRFKLLVDQNNNPDGGKWNFDQQNRNKLKKKDMSLIPAPLVFSHDVSQINERIERHKINTMGDGDSQLLWPINRQQSLQLLDFFCRYLLPSFGTFQDAMTGNADDAITQKQWSLYHSRLSFSLNSKMISPKLVVDTVIKHYQADDAINLAQVEGFIRQIVGWREFIRGMYWINMPQYHAKNALQANNDLPSWFWNGDTKMNCLHHAIKQSLQYSYAHHIQRLMITGNFCLLTGIDPVQVDRWYLGIYVDAIEWVELPNTRGMSQFADGGLIASKAYAASGNYVNKMSDYCQSCHYDVKQKTTDNACPLNSLYWHFMEKHSLLFESNPRQAMVYKNWRKQPIEQQQATLDKANYYLQNLEKI; translated from the coding sequence ATGCATCATAAGCAAAATACATTACGCCTTATTTTAGGCGACCAATTGAACGCTTCTCACTCTTGGTTTAAAGAGGTGGATGAAAATTGTACTTATGTCATTGCCGAGTTGCATCAAGAAACCTCTTATGTGACACATCATGTGCAAAAAATTCAGGCTTTTTTTGCCGCTATGACGGCTTTTGCTGACGCTTTAAAAAGCGCAGGGCATCGAGTGTTGCATTTAACCTTAGATGAGACCAAAAAATACACTGATCTTCCCGAACTATTAACAGATTTATTAAAAAATGATGTGCAGCTGTTCGAATATCAGCAACCTGATGAATATCGATTATCTCAGCAACTGACTAAATTTTGCCAACAATTGGCAGGCATAAATATTTTATTCGCTTGTGTTGAATCTGAACATTTTTACTTACCGCATAAAGAATTACCTGAGCATTTTAAAGCTGAAACGAGTCACAGAATGGAGTTTTTTTATCGCTATATGCGCAAGCGTTTTAAGCTACTTGTCGACCAAAACAATAACCCAGATGGCGGTAAGTGGAATTTTGACCAACAAAACCGTAATAAGCTGAAAAAAAAGGATATGTCATTGATTCCTGCTCCATTGGTTTTTAGTCATGATGTGAGCCAGATCAATGAGCGTATTGAACGCCATAAAATCAATACAATGGGGGATGGTGATTCACAATTATTATGGCCAATTAATCGTCAGCAAAGTTTACAATTACTTGATTTCTTTTGCCGTTATTTACTTCCATCATTTGGTACTTTTCAAGACGCAATGACAGGCAATGCCGATGACGCTATTACCCAGAAGCAATGGAGTCTTTATCATTCTAGGCTGTCTTTTTCTTTAAACAGTAAAATGATATCGCCTAAACTTGTGGTTGATACTGTAATTAAACATTATCAAGCCGATGATGCAATTAACCTTGCTCAGGTTGAAGGTTTTATCAGACAAATTGTAGGTTGGCGTGAATTTATTCGTGGCATGTATTGGATTAACATGCCGCAATATCATGCAAAGAATGCGTTACAAGCAAATAACGACTTACCTTCATGGTTTTGGAACGGTGACACAAAAATGAATTGTTTACATCATGCCATCAAACAATCATTACAATATAGTTATGCCCATCACATTCAACGTTTGATGATCACAGGTAACTTTTGTTTACTCACGGGTATTGACCCTGTACAAGTTGATCGCTGGTATTTGGGTATCTATGTCGACGCCATTGAATGGGTTGAATTACCCAACACTCGGGGCATGAGTCAATTTGCCGATGGTGGACTGATTGCGTCCAAAGCGTATGCCGCCAGCGGTAATTATGTGAATAAAATGAGTGATTATTGTCAAAGTTGTCATTATGACGTCAAACAAAAAACCACAGACAATGCTTGCCCCTTAAATAGCCTTTATTGGCACTTTATGGAAAAACACAGCCTGCTATTTGAATCGAATCCTCGACAAGCTATGGTCTATAAAAATTGGCGAAAGCAACCCATAGAGCAACAACAAGCTACGTTAGATAAAGCTAACTATTATTTGCAAAACTTAGAGAAAATTTAA
- a CDS encoding DUF2256 domain-containing protein produces the protein MPNREHKHKGKAALPQKLCANCHRPFYWRKKWQRDWQNVIYCSKRCFNEKRTHAS, from the coding sequence ATGCCCAATCGAGAACACAAGCATAAGGGGAAAGCGGCTCTACCCCAAAAGCTATGCGCTAACTGCCACAGGCCATTTTACTGGCGTAAAAAATGGCAACGTGATTGGCAGAACGTTATCTATTGTTCAAAACGCTGTTTCAACGAGAAAAGAACGCATGCATCATAA
- a CDS encoding isopenicillin N synthase family oxygenase yields the protein MTPHPSKDKHTAFQQLPIVDISLLSSADLSERKKVAEQLGKAASEVGFLYITGHGISADIINRLKDKTREYFLQPLDTKMTDYIGNSINHSGYVPEGEEQPDAESTMVDNKEAYDVNCDFLAETGRRPMLGPNQWSELAGFKEDIKAYYDEAIALSHRLFKGFALALGLAEDTFESIVTSPPSQLRLIHYPYNEISPENRPGIGAHTDYECFTILLPTAPGLEVLNGAGDWIDVPLVDGAFVINIGDMLEILSNGNFVATAHRVRKVAEERYSFPLFCACDYDTVISPLPELIDPDKPNSYSPLACGDHLYAQTIQSFAYLKKQLAAGEIQLPEGSKSLSSFGYKAKESNT from the coding sequence ATGACGCCACATCCCTCAAAAGATAAACATACTGCATTCCAACAACTTCCCATTGTGGATATCAGTTTATTATCATCAGCCGATCTTTCAGAACGTAAAAAAGTAGCTGAACAGCTAGGCAAAGCGGCAAGTGAGGTGGGCTTTTTATATATTACTGGACATGGCATTTCAGCAGATATAATTAACCGACTAAAAGATAAAACCCGTGAATATTTTTTACAGCCTTTAGACACAAAGATGACCGATTATATCGGCAACTCTATTAACCATAGTGGTTACGTGCCCGAAGGTGAAGAACAACCTGACGCAGAATCAACTATGGTTGATAACAAAGAAGCCTATGATGTGAATTGTGATTTTTTAGCAGAAACAGGCCGCCGACCTATGTTAGGACCAAATCAATGGTCGGAATTAGCAGGCTTTAAAGAAGATATAAAAGCTTACTATGATGAAGCTATTGCTCTTAGTCATCGATTATTTAAAGGATTCGCTTTGGCACTAGGTTTAGCCGAAGACACCTTTGAATCAATTGTGACATCGCCGCCAAGTCAATTACGTTTAATTCATTACCCATACAATGAAATCAGCCCCGAAAATAGGCCTGGTATAGGGGCACATACAGATTATGAGTGTTTTACCATTTTATTGCCCACCGCCCCAGGCCTTGAAGTATTAAATGGAGCCGGTGATTGGATTGATGTGCCTTTAGTTGACGGTGCCTTTGTCATTAATATTGGCGATATGTTAGAAATACTAAGTAATGGTAACTTTGTAGCCACCGCTCATCGCGTAAGAAAAGTAGCAGAAGAGCGTTATTCATTCCCGCTATTTTGTGCTTGTGATTACGACACTGTTATCTCCCCCCTACCTGAGCTAATCGATCCTGATAAGCCAAATAGTTATAGCCCTCTGGCTTGTGGTGACCACCTTTATGCACAAACCATTCAATCTTTTGCATATCTAAAAAAACAACTTGCCGCAGGTGAGATCCAACTGCCAGAAGGATCAAAAAGTTTATCGTCATTTGGCTATAAGGCAAAGGAGAGCAATACATAA